A stretch of Aythya fuligula isolate bAytFul2 chromosome 1, bAytFul2.pri, whole genome shotgun sequence DNA encodes these proteins:
- the INTS13 gene encoding LOW QUALITY PROTEIN: integrator complex subunit 13 (The sequence of the model RefSeq protein was modified relative to this genomic sequence to represent the inferred CDS: inserted 2 bases in 1 codon), with protein MKIFSESHKTVFVVDHCPYMAESCRQHVEFDMLVKNRTQGIIPLAPISKSLWTCSVESSMEYCRIMYDIFPFKKLVNFIVSDSGAHVLNSWTQEDQNLQELMAALAAVGPPNPRADPECCSILHGLVAAVEALCKITEYQHEARTMLMENAERVGNRGRIICITNAKSDSHVRMLEDCVQETIHEHNKLAANSDHLMQIQKCELVLIHTYPVGEDSLVSDRPKKELSPVLTSEVHSVRAGRHLATKLNVLVQQHFDLASTTITNIPMKEEQHANTSANYDVELLHHKEAHVDFLKSGDNHIGGNSREGTFKETVTLKWCTPRTNSVELHYCTGAYRISPVDVNSRPSSCLTNFLLNGKDVSSVLLEQPRSLAXKVISHMLSSHGGEIFLHVLSSSRSILEDPPSISEGCGGRVTDYRITDFGEFMRENRLTPFLEPRYKIDGSLEIPLERAKDQLEKHTRYWPMIISQTTIFNMQAVVPLASVIVKEAMTDEDVLNCQKTIYNLVDMERKNDPLPISTVGTRGKGPKRDEQYRIMWNELETLVRAHINNSDKHQRVLECLVACRSKPPEEEERKKRGRKREEKEDKSEKSGKDYEQDKPWQESERLKGLLDREKEELAEAEVIKDSPDSPEPPNKKPLITMDEMPVVEKAKGPMSLLSLWSNRINTANSRKHQEFIGRLNSVNNKAELYQHLKEENGMETTENGKAGRQ; from the exons atgaaaatcttctCTGAGTctcataaaactgtttttgttgtggATCACTGCCCATATATGGCAGAATCCTGTAGACAGCATGTTGAATTTGATATGTTAGTAAAGAATCGGACCCAAGGAATTATACCTCTAGCACCCATATCAAAATCGCTATGGACCTGTTCAGTGGAATCATCCATGGAGTACTGTAGAATAATGTAtgatatttttcccttcaagaAGCTG GTGAATTTCATTGTGAGTGATTCTGGGGCTCATGTCTTGAATTCTTGGACCCAAGAAGATCAGAACTTGCAAGAA TTAATGGCAGCGTTAGCAGCTGTTGGTCCACCTAATCCTCGGGCAGATCCAGAATGCTGCAGCATACTTCATGGTCTGGTTGCAGCAGTTGAAGCACTTTGTAAAATAACAGAATACCAGCATGAGGCTCGAACCATGCTCATGGAGAACGCAGAACGTGTTGGAAATAGAGGAAGAATAATCTGTATTACCAATGCAAAAAG TGACAGTCATGTTCGAATGCTTGAGGATTGTGTTCAGGAAACCATTCATGAACATAACAAACTTGCAGCTAATTCAGATCA tcTAATGCAGATCCAGAAATGTGAATTGGTCTTAATCCACACATACCCAGTTGGTGAAGACAGCCTCGTTTCAGATCGTCCTAAAAAGGAG CTTTCACCCGTTTTAACCAGTGAAGTGCACAGTGTCCGTGCAGGACGGCATTTGGCTACAAAACTGAATGTTTTAGTACAACAACACTTTGATCTGGCTTCAACCACAATAACTAACATTCCTATGAAG GAAGAACAACATGCTAACACATCAGCCAACTACGATGTGGAGCTTCTTCATCACAAAGAAGCACAtgttgactttttaaaaagtg GTGATAATCACATAGGTGGCAACAGTAGAGAAGGCACATTTAAAGAAACTGTAACATTAAAATGGTGTACTCCCCGAACAAATAGTGTAG AATTACACTATTGCACTGGAGCGTACAGAATTTCACCAGTAGATGTAAATAGCAGACCTTCGTCATGCCTTACTAACTTTCTCCTTAACGGTAAAGATGT GTCGTCTGTTTTGTTGGAACAACCGCGCAGTCTGGC CAAAGTAATTAGTCACATGCTTAGTAGCCATGGAGGAGAAATTTTTCTGCATGTATTAAGCAGCTCACGATCAATTCTAGAAGATCCCCCATCAATTAGTGAAGGTTGTGGAGGAAGAGTCACGGACTACCGAATTACA GATTTTGGTGAATTTATGAGGGAAAACCGATTAACTCCTTTTCTAGAGCCCAGATATAAGATCGATGGAAGTCTTGAAATTCCATTGGAACGTGCAAAAGATCAGTTAGAGAAACATACTCGTTACTGGCCTATGATTATTTCTCAGACTACCATCTTCAACATGCAAGCT GTAGTGCCATTAGCCAGTGTGATTGTAAAGGAAGCAATGACAGATGAGGATGTTCTGAATTGtcaaaaaacaatatataattTGGTAGATatggagaggaaaaatgatCCACTGCCAATTTCAACAGTTGGTACCAGAGGAAAGGGTCCAAAAAG AGATGAACAGTACCGGATTATGTGGAATGAATTGGAAACCCTTGTACGAGCACACATCAACAACTCTGATAAACACCAGCGTGTCTTAGAATGTTTGGTGGCTTGCAGAAGCAAACCCCCAGAAGAAGAAGAACGCAAGAAACGaggcagaaagagagaagaaaaagaagacaagtCAGAGAAGTCAGGAAAAGACTATGAACAAGATAAGCCGTGGcaagaatcagaaag GTTAAAAGGTCTTTTGGATCGTGAAAAAGAAGAACTAGCAGAAGCTGAAGTTATAAAAGATTCCCCTGATTCTCCTGAGCCACCCAACAAAAAGCCTCTAATAACAATGGATGAAATGCCTGTAGTAGAAAAGGCAAAAG GGCCAATGTCCTTGCTGTCTTTATGGAGCAACAGGATTAATACTGCCAACTCTAGGAAGCACCAGGAGTTTATTGGTCGTTTGAACTCTGTCAACAATAAAGCTGAACTATATCAacatctgaaagaagaaaatgg GatggaaacaacagaaaatggaaaagcaggCCGGCAGTGA